The following are encoded together in the Pseudanabaena sp. FACHB-2040 genome:
- a CDS encoding ribonuclease III domain-containing protein, whose translation MSLSNGQVQALSPIALAYIGDAVYELFVRGFFLTPPCRIQAYHQKVVSQVRAEQQSHQLSKLTPYLTADEQDILRKGRNASPRGPRRIDPQIYQQATGFEALIGYLYLTDPHRLTELFSYVDLTLTDSL comes from the coding sequence ATGTCCCTCTCGAATGGTCAAGTGCAGGCTCTGTCGCCGATTGCGCTAGCCTATATCGGAGATGCGGTCTATGAACTGTTTGTTCGGGGCTTTTTTCTAACCCCCCCTTGCCGAATTCAGGCATACCATCAGAAAGTTGTTAGTCAGGTGAGGGCTGAGCAGCAATCCCATCAACTGTCTAAGCTCACCCCCTATCTAACAGCGGATGAGCAAGACATTTTAAGAAAAGGGCGTAATGCGTCTCCTCGGGGGCCTCGGCGCATCGATCCCCAAATTTATCAGCAGGCCACCGGCTTCGAGGCCCTGATTGGGTATCTCTACCTCACCGATCCCCATCGTCTAACAGAGTTATTCAGCTATGTCGATCTGACATTGACAGATAGCCTGTAG
- a CDS encoding STAS domain-containing protein — MRGTRDVRANCQIFRLTGLLDAFSEPTFRKVMNKFVEEGPRNIILDLSAIDFVDSSGLGALVQLVKKAKTEGGSVQVVTNARVTQTVKLVRLEQFLSLRDSVDDAIAAVE; from the coding sequence TTGCGAGGCACCCGAGATGTCAGGGCAAATTGTCAAATTTTCCGCCTCACGGGTCTTCTAGACGCGTTTTCAGAGCCGACCTTTCGGAAGGTGATGAACAAATTCGTTGAGGAAGGCCCTCGCAATATCATCCTTGACCTGTCTGCAATTGATTTTGTTGACAGCTCTGGTTTAGGTGCCCTCGTGCAGCTGGTGAAGAAGGCCAAAACCGAAGGCGGTTCTGTCCAGGTGGTCACCAATGCTCGCGTCACTCAAACGGTCAAGCTGGTACGATTGGAGCAGTTTCTCTCATTGCGGGATTCTGTGGATGATGCGATCGCAGCCGTTGAGTAG